A portion of the Lolium rigidum isolate FL_2022 chromosome 1, APGP_CSIRO_Lrig_0.1, whole genome shotgun sequence genome contains these proteins:
- the LOC124663616 gene encoding putative receptor-like protein kinase At3g47110 — protein MRLWYRRHGHRGTAGAEAFSAALLAAFFFLTPISRLFSILHHHHLLSVLQPPPPNALRRRQGQRRIVPDGTSFFFRGFEAVVSEFSSKDISRAKEVVFLLPLLLAVQLVAGSKSRNPERDALRAFRAGVSDPSGTLQSWNSTAHFCRWAGVTCEHGHVTSLGVSGLSGTISPAIGNLTYLETLNFSKNAFSGSIPATLGRLRRLSYLSFCDNGLSGVIPDSLRNCTGLAYAYLNNNSLAGAIPDWLGTLPNLTFLWLNGNSLSGEIPQSLGNLTKLESLKLDQNLLKGNLPVGLSRLPLLQTLTVSQNKLDGDIPPGFFNMSLLADMSLADNAFGGSLPPYAGTGMKNLGGLFLGGNRLTGLIPATLANASGMTYLSLSDNGFTGRVPQEIGTLCLYALEISNNEFAATDGVGWEFLDRLTNFSGLSKLSLDNNNFSGRMPISISSLSRELLELNLGGNRMSGSIPPSIGNLTALQTLGLESNLLTGTIPEGIGKLKNLTELRLQENKLSGTVPSSIGSLTKMLKLVLSSNVLSGSIPPTLGNLQEMVLLNLSGNKLTGQVPRQLFDLPSLSQAMDLSNNRLEGPLPRDVIRLGNLAFLKLSRNLFNGEIPEQLDSCQSLELLDLDSNLFNGTIPLSLSKLKGLRRLNLTSNRLSGSIPSELGDMSGLQELYLSWNNLTGVIPDELGNASSLIKMDVSYNHLEGQVPLHGVLANLTGLNIAGNSELCGGVPQLHLLRCPVARHTQHTDWRLPIVVPIFGISLFSGMFLAIFLCYKRKSRHGESATQPDILDGMNYERISYAELAKATDGFADTNLIGAGKFGFVYKGTLPLKVKEGFEHATVAVKVFDLQQVGASKTFLSECEALRTIRHRNLISIITCCSSITPRGEEFRALVFELMPNYSLDRWLHPTPEALKNVGRLTGIQRLNIAVDIADALHYLHDSCVPPIIHCDLKPSNVLLGEDMMACIGDFGLAKLLLDPGIQDATSSESTIGIRGTIGYVAPEYGTTGKVSTYGDTYSFGVTLLEIFTGKSPTGDSFADGLTLQGFVSAAFPDRIEEVLDMTLLVPTEFDGDCSGVSEQDWLVSAIRVGLSCTRAAPYERMSMRDAAAELRTIRDASLRV, from the exons ATGCGCCTCTGGTATCGCCGCCACGGCCACCGCGGCACCGCCGGCGCAGAAGCATTCTCCGCCGCACTCCTcgcagccttcttcttcctcaccccCATTTCGCGACTCTTCTCCatcctccatcaccaccacctcctatCCGTCCTACAGCCACCGCCTCCCAACGCTCTTCGACGGCGCCAAGGACAGCGGCGTATTGTGCCT GATGGCACCAGCTTCTTCTTCAGAGGCTTTGAAGCAGTCGTGAGTGAATTTTCATCCAAGGACATATCCCGTGCTAAAGAG GTAGTGTTCCTGCTTCCGCTCTTGCTGGCTGTACAGCTAGTGGCGGGAAGCAAGAGCCGCAACCCCGAGCGGGACGCACTGAGGGCATTCAGGGCCGGCGTGTCGGACCCGTCAGGCACGCTCCAGTCGTGGAACAGCACGGCACACTTCTGCCGGTGGGCGGGGGTGACGTGCGAGCACGGGCACGTGACTTCCCTAGGCGTGTCCGGCCTCTCCGGGACCATCTCCCCTGCCATCGGCAACCTCACCTACCTGGAGACCCTCAACTTCAGCAAGAACGCCTTCTCGGGGAGCATCCCAGCGACCCTCGGGCGGCTGCGACGTCTTAGTTACCTCAGCTTCTGCGACAACGGGCTCAGCGGGGTGATACCTGACAGCCTCCGCAACTGCACCGGCCTCGCCTATGCGTACCTCAACAACAACAGCCTCGCCGGTGCCATCCCCGACTGGCTCGGGACTCTGCCAAATCTCACCTTCCTATGGCTCAATGGCAACTCGTTGTCCGGAGAGATACCGCAGTCGCTCGGCAACCTCACCAAGCTTGAGAGCCTCAAGCTGGACCAGAATCTTCTAAAAGGCAATCTCCCTGTTGGCCTCTCGCGACTTCCTCTCCTCCAAACACTTACTGTCTCCCAGAACAAATTGGACGGTGATATCCCACCTGGATTCTTCAACATGTCCTTGTTGGCAGACATGTCTCTCGCTGACAATGCATTCGGTGGGAGCCTTCCGCCGTACGCAGGCACGGGCATGAAGAACCTTGGGGGCCTCTTCCTCGGCGGGAACAGACTCACTGGGTTGATTCCAGCAACACTAGCAAACGCGTCCGGCATGACATATCTCAGCCTCTCCGACAACGGCTTCACTGGTCGGGTGCCGCAGGAGATAGGGACGTTGTGCCTATATGCACTGGAGATATCCAACAATGAGTTTGCTGCAACTGATGGCGTTGGGTGGGAGTTCTTGGACCGTTTGACAAACTTCAGCGGCCTAAGTAAGCTTTCTCTCGACAACAACAATTTCAGCGGGAGGATGCCAATCTCCATCAGCAGCCTCTCGAGGGAGCTTTTGGAATTAAACCTTGGGGGCAACCGCATGTCAGGTTCCATTCCACCTAGCATTGGGAACCTCACTGCACTGCAAACGTTGGGGCTTGAGTCCAATCTCCTCACCGGCACCATTCCGGAAGGGATTgggaagctcaagaacctcacggaGTTGCGGTTGCAGGAGAACAAACTGTCAGGGACAGTGCCATCTTCCATCGGCAGCCTGACAAAGATGCTCAAGCTAGTGCTGAGCAGTAATGTGTTGAGTGGATCCATCCCTCCAACCCTCGGTAACCTGCAGGAGATGGTTCTTCTCAATCTCTCTGGCAACAAGCTTACCGGCCAAGTCCCGAGACAGCTCTTCGACCTTCCATCGCTATCCCAAGCAATGGACTTGTCGAACAACCGGCTCGAAGGCCCGCTTCCTCGCGACGTCATCCGCCTTGGGAACCTCGCGTTCCTGAAGTTGTCCAGAAACCTCTTCAACGGCGAGATACCAGAGCAGCTCGATAGTTGCCAGAGCTTAGAGTTGCTCGATTTGGATAGCAACCTCTTCAACGGAACCATCCCACTGTCGCTGAGCAAACTGAAGGGGCTCCGGAGGCTGAACCTGACAAGCAACAGATTGTCAGGTAGCATCCCGTCAGAGCTCGGCGACATGTCCGGGCTGCAGGAGCTGTACCTTTCATGGAACAACCTGACAGGAGTAATCCCTGATGAGCTGGGGAACGCGAGCTcgttgatcaagatggacgtcTCCTACAACCATCTGGAAGGTCAGGTGCCGCTCCATGGCGTGCTTGCAAACCTGACCGGGCTTAACATCGCCGGGAACAGCGAGCTCTGTGGTGGCGTTCCGCAGCTCCATCTGCTGCGATGTCCTGTTGCAAGGCACACTCAACATACAGATTGGCGTCTTCCTATCGTGGTACCGATCTTCGGCATATCTCTCTTCTCGGGCATGTTCCTCGCCATTTTCCTATGCTACAAGAGAAAGTCGAGACATGGAGAAAGCGCGACACAGCCAGACATACTTGATGGCATGAACTACGAGAGGATCTCCTATGCCGAATTGGCGAAAGCCACGGACGGCTTCGCAGATACTAATCTGATAGGCGCAGGAAAGTTTGGCTTTGTTTACAAGGGGACTCTGCCCCTGAAAGTCAAGGAGGGGTTCGAGCACGCCACTGTGGCCGTGAAGGTGTTCGATCTACAGCAAGTCGGTGCCTCCAAGACATTCCTGTCAGAGTGTGAGGCATTGCGAACCATACGACACCGTAATCTAATTAGCATCATCACCTGCTGCTCCAGCATCACCCCAAGGGGTGAGGAGTTCAGAGCTCTAGTGTTCGAGCTCATGCCCAACTATAGCCTAGACAGGTGGCTGCATCCGACGCCTGAAGCGCTCAAGAATGTCGGCAGGCTGACCGGGATCCAGCGGCTCAACATTGCGGTGGACATTGCCGACGCGCTGCACTATCTCCACGACAGCTGCGTACCACCTATCATACACTGCGATCTCAAGCCGAGCAATGTTCTTCTCGGTGAGGACATGATGGCCTGCATTGGTGACTTCGGCCTCGCAAAGCTGCTTCTTGATCCGGGGATCCAAGACGCCACCAGCTCTGAGAGCACCATTGGAATCCGAGGCACGATAGGCTACGTCGCACCAG AGTACGGCACGACTGGTAAAGTTTCAACATATGGGGACACCTACAGCTTTGGTGTGACACTGCTGGAGATTTTCACCGGAAAGTCGCCAACCGGTGACTCCTTCGCCGATGGCCTAACGCTGCAGGGGTTCGTCAGCGCGGCGTTTCCTGACAGGATTGAGGAGGTCCTTGACATGACGCTGCTTGTCCCCACGGAATTCGATGGTGATTGTAGCGGTGTTTCAGAGCAGGATTGGTTGGTTTCTGCCATCAGGGTTGGGCTTAGCTGCACCAGAGCAGCGCCGTACGAGAGGATGAGCATGAGGGATGCGGCCGCCGAGCTGCGCACGATCAGAGATGCTAGTCTCCGTGTCTGA